The following proteins are encoded in a genomic region of Paenibacillus sp. FSL R7-0273:
- a CDS encoding beta-glucoside-specific PTS transporter subunit IIABC produces MKHQEMVNDILKQIGGSQNINSVTHCMTRLRFTIKDDSKASIEAVKKIPGVVGCVNKGGQFQVIIGPHVEQVFNTLMKTADISTDQQAPEGQVTEKKKNPIVKLFDVIASVSSPIIGALAGAGMIKALLAILVALKWIDTESQTYVLLFMLSDVVFYFMPFFFAVSASKKFNANTYISLIFAGMLLHPTFVGLRTAGDPVSLLGLPVTLATYSSSLIPIIMIVYFQSYIEKFAKKVSPDAVKIFLVPLITILIVAPIGLIAIGPIGVILGNYLGSLFQFINTYASWLVPALVGGLAPLLVMTGMHYALGSAQTIQRVTVGYGTFITPGMLSSNMSQAAAVLAVSLKTKDKNLKSLATSTSISAFCGITEPALYGVTLKLKTPLYTTMAAGGIAGLYAGITGIKAWSAGTSNIFSLPIYIGVNDMASFYNAIVTAIIAIVLGFTFTYIFYKDPVTEGLAGNNPEPQKEAEPAQKSVNEKRFIRSPLEGKVIRLEDTNDEAFSSGAMGQGIAIDPVKGELVSPIDGHITVLYRTKHALGLKSADGTELLIHIGVDTVKLKGEHFVAHVTEGDAIKAGDRLVTFDINAIRQAGYDVTTPIIVTNSNDYLDVIETAEPDIKQQETLLTIIK; encoded by the coding sequence TTGAAACACCAGGAAATGGTAAATGACATACTTAAACAGATCGGCGGCTCACAAAATATAAACTCCGTTACCCATTGCATGACCCGGCTGCGCTTTACGATCAAGGATGACAGCAAGGCAAGCATAGAAGCCGTCAAAAAGATTCCGGGCGTAGTAGGCTGTGTCAATAAAGGCGGCCAATTTCAAGTGATTATCGGTCCGCACGTAGAGCAGGTGTTCAATACACTTATGAAAACAGCGGATATCAGCACGGATCAGCAGGCACCCGAAGGCCAGGTAACTGAAAAAAAGAAAAACCCGATAGTTAAACTGTTCGACGTCATTGCGAGCGTATCTTCCCCTATCATTGGAGCCCTGGCCGGCGCCGGGATGATCAAAGCGCTGCTTGCCATACTGGTTGCGTTAAAATGGATTGACACGGAGTCGCAGACCTATGTGCTCCTGTTCATGCTTAGTGATGTCGTGTTTTATTTCATGCCTTTTTTCTTTGCAGTATCCGCTTCCAAAAAATTTAATGCCAATACGTATATCTCGCTTATTTTTGCAGGTATGCTGCTCCATCCCACGTTCGTCGGACTTAGGACAGCAGGAGATCCGGTCTCCCTTCTGGGCCTGCCGGTAACTCTGGCTACCTATTCATCAAGCCTGATTCCGATTATTATGATTGTTTACTTCCAGTCCTATATCGAGAAATTTGCCAAAAAGGTATCTCCTGACGCAGTGAAGATCTTCCTGGTTCCGCTCATTACGATCCTTATCGTTGCGCCTATCGGCTTAATTGCAATCGGGCCTATCGGGGTTATTCTGGGTAACTATCTCGGATCACTGTTCCAGTTCATCAATACCTATGCCAGCTGGCTGGTTCCGGCCTTGGTCGGCGGACTTGCCCCGCTGCTGGTTATGACAGGTATGCACTACGCGCTCGGTTCGGCTCAGACAATTCAGCGTGTAACCGTGGGCTACGGTACGTTCATCACGCCGGGGATGCTCTCCTCCAATATGTCACAGGCGGCAGCCGTCCTTGCGGTTTCGCTCAAAACGAAGGATAAAAACCTGAAATCGCTGGCGACCTCCACATCAATCAGCGCATTCTGCGGCATAACGGAGCCGGCTCTGTATGGAGTCACCCTTAAGCTAAAAACACCGCTCTACACCACGATGGCTGCGGGCGGTATTGCCGGACTGTATGCCGGTATCACCGGAATTAAGGCCTGGTCTGCTGGGACCTCTAACATCTTCTCCTTGCCGATCTACATCGGCGTTAACGATATGGCATCATTCTATAACGCTATCGTTACTGCTATCATTGCTATCGTCCTGGGCTTTACCTTCACTTATATTTTCTATAAAGATCCTGTTACAGAAGGGCTTGCGGGGAACAACCCTGAACCACAGAAGGAGGCTGAGCCAGCACAGAAGTCTGTGAACGAGAAAAGATTTATCCGCTCCCCGCTCGAAGGAAAGGTGATCCGTCTTGAGGATACGAATGATGAGGCTTTTTCTTCCGGTGCAATGGGCCAGGGAATTGCTATTGATCCTGTAAAAGGCGAGCTGGTATCGCCCATTGACGGGCATATAACAGTCTTGTACAGAACCAAGCACGCGCTTGGCCTGAAGTCGGCAGACGGGACAGAGCTTCTGATTCATATCGGTGTGGATACGGTCAAGCTGAAGGGTGAGCATTTTGTGGCGCATGTGACAGAGGGCGATGCAATTAAAGCAGGAGACCGTCTCGTTACCTTTGATATCAATGCAATCCGTCAGGCGGGCTATGATGTAACGACCCCGATTATTGTTACGAACAGCAACGATTACCTGGATGTGATTGAAACGGCAGAGCCGGACATCAAACAGCAGGAGACACTGCTTACGATCATTAAATAG
- a CDS encoding DUF4362 domain-containing protein — protein sequence MPESAKERALRYGMVMLAWLLAAMLLAGCFLTENVKGKLSHKINEQQDVVYYNGTGLLNLNKLDEFLERKAGSQRIIQYTIEGDPLFMELEYEGDKLSITYDNTEDAFGSKEISMYTCSELERNEGSTELKYTLTGCEGEYPEAELLRVHYGLSEQADFGFLLQYGVNRRNEINTLEQRLVKDLQDGRTVEASDFRLPHAKLQSIYRELVLAGYMQEKTLTEACNMKPAVTYRLLVKMNGSEWNFDWSECDQSADGKVMTALAQSIISEVQESELYQALPETKGYYE from the coding sequence ATGCCGGAATCTGCAAAAGAAAGGGCGCTTCGCTATGGGATGGTGATGCTAGCGTGGCTGTTGGCTGCGATGCTTCTGGCGGGCTGCTTCCTGACGGAGAATGTAAAGGGTAAGCTTAGCCATAAGATTAATGAGCAGCAGGATGTCGTGTATTACAACGGGACAGGCCTGCTTAACCTGAACAAGCTGGATGAATTCCTGGAGCGGAAAGCGGGCAGCCAGCGGATTATCCAATATACGATTGAGGGTGACCCGCTCTTCATGGAACTGGAGTATGAAGGGGATAAGCTGAGCATTACTTATGACAACACAGAAGACGCTTTTGGCTCTAAAGAAATAAGCATGTATACCTGTTCAGAGCTTGAGAGAAATGAGGGAAGCACAGAGCTGAAATATACTCTCACAGGCTGTGAAGGAGAATATCCGGAAGCTGAACTGCTGCGGGTCCATTACGGTCTGTCAGAGCAGGCTGACTTCGGCTTCCTGCTACAATACGGGGTGAACCGGAGAAACGAGATTAACACACTGGAACAAAGGCTGGTTAAGGATCTCCAGGACGGCAGAACCGTCGAAGCCTCAGATTTCAGGCTGCCGCACGCGAAGCTGCAGAGCATCTACCGTGAGCTGGTGCTGGCCGGCTATATGCAGGAAAAGACCTTGACTGAGGCGTGCAATATGAAGCCGGCTGTGACTTACAGGCTGCTGGTAAAGATGAACGGAAGTGAGTGGAATTTTGACTGGAGTGAATGCGATCAAAGCGCGGATGGTAAGGTTATGACTGCACTGGCACAGAGCATTATCAGCGAGGTGCAGGAAAGCGAATTATATCAGGCGCTGCCGGAGACGAAAGGGTATTATGAATAA
- a CDS encoding response regulator transcription factor has protein sequence MQQRVLLIEDDEDISRMVSSYLTKEGYEVEQVFDGEAAEGKVGTGHSYDLVLLDLMLPKRSGMDVLQSIRSASLVPVLIMSAKDSDVDKALGLGFGADDYITKPFSMIELAARVKAAIRRAGYAAAGAPGREEPHSAEAQQVKVIRLRGLTVNLDTFSAQKQGEEVKLTAKEFQILKLFASSPGRVYTKAQIYSLVWEDDYYGDENVINVHMRRLREKIEDDPSHPEYIKTLWGIGYKLGDVLP, from the coding sequence ATGCAACAGCGTGTACTGCTGATCGAAGATGATGAAGATATTAGCAGAATGGTAAGCTCGTATCTGACAAAAGAAGGCTACGAGGTCGAGCAGGTGTTTGACGGAGAAGCTGCTGAGGGAAAGGTAGGCACTGGTCATTCTTATGATCTGGTGCTGCTGGACCTGATGCTGCCGAAGCGCAGCGGAATGGATGTGCTGCAGAGTATCCGTTCGGCAAGCCTGGTGCCGGTGCTGATTATGTCCGCTAAGGACAGTGATGTGGATAAAGCGCTTGGACTCGGCTTTGGCGCAGATGATTACATCACCAAGCCGTTCTCGATGATTGAGCTGGCGGCCAGAGTAAAGGCGGCGATCCGCCGGGCAGGCTATGCCGCTGCCGGTGCTCCAGGCAGAGAGGAGCCTCACTCTGCTGAAGCGCAGCAGGTCAAGGTTATCCGGCTGCGGGGGCTCACAGTGAATCTGGACACCTTTTCTGCCCAAAAGCAGGGTGAAGAGGTTAAGCTGACGGCCAAGGAATTTCAGATTCTAAAGCTGTTCGCCTCGAGCCCAGGCAGGGTGTACACCAAGGCGCAGATTTACAGCCTGGTCTGGGAAGATGATTACTACGGCGATGAGAATGTCATTAATGTACATATGCGCCGGCTGCGCGAGAAGATTGAGGATGATCCCTCCCATCCAGAATACATAAAAACACTTTGGGGCATCGGCTACAAGCTGGGGGATGTGCTGCCATGA
- the licT gene encoding BglG family transcription antiterminator LicT: MKIKKIYNNNIVLAEDESYVEYILMGKGVAYAKKVGDPVDESLVDKRFIPDAGDNILVFTKLLSEIPINHIELTNKIIRMAEEELDTSFNNSIYIGLADHINYAIHRYKENEPLNNVLLWEIQRFYQKEYQVAKKALGLIKYYEGIQMKEDEAAFIAMHFVNAQNTEKISHIVDNTNIIKNVLNIVKYHFKIEIDESSLNYSRFVTHLNFFLRRIKSRSQIADEDDFLFSQIIVKYPDAFECCLRIQSYLENLYEMKLTTDEMLYFILHVVRVTKRDTSDKEEQQHE; encoded by the coding sequence ATGAAAATCAAGAAAATATACAATAATAATATAGTACTAGCAGAAGATGAGAGCTACGTGGAATATATACTAATGGGAAAAGGGGTAGCTTACGCCAAAAAAGTAGGCGATCCTGTAGATGAGAGTCTCGTGGACAAGCGGTTCATCCCTGATGCCGGTGATAACATACTCGTATTTACTAAGCTTCTCAGCGAAATTCCGATCAATCATATCGAGCTGACCAACAAAATCATTCGTATGGCCGAAGAGGAACTGGATACCTCCTTTAACAACAGTATCTATATCGGGCTGGCTGATCATATTAATTACGCAATTCACAGGTACAAGGAGAACGAGCCGCTTAACAATGTTTTGCTATGGGAGATCCAGCGGTTCTATCAGAAGGAGTATCAGGTTGCCAAAAAAGCGCTGGGCCTGATCAAGTATTACGAGGGAATTCAGATGAAGGAGGATGAGGCCGCTTTTATTGCGATGCATTTTGTAAATGCCCAAAACACGGAGAAGATCAGCCACATTGTTGATAATACCAATATTATTAAAAATGTGCTGAATATCGTGAAATATCATTTTAAAATTGAAATCGATGAAAGTTCACTGAATTATTCCCGGTTTGTGACTCATCTGAACTTTTTCCTGAGAAGAATCAAGAGCAGGAGCCAGATTGCGGATGAAGACGATTTTTTGTTCAGTCAGATCATTGTCAAATACCCGGATGCCTTTGAATGCTGCCTGAGAATTCAGAGCTATCTGGAAAATCTGTATGAGATGAAGCTGACGACGGATGAAATGCTGTACTTCATTCTTCATGTGGTCAGGGTTACGAAAAGAGATACCTCAGATAAAGAAGAACAGCAGCATGAATAG
- a CDS encoding phosphodiester glycosidase family protein: MAQIDKKKALSFKQKIAIVILVVVLLIGGVVYKLADRYLIEHVEVVVAEEAAGTSASNGTGTTASAETASSSAEVNATADDWSYSSDNIQIQINQVETGSGSDKITYYVADVVLKDAGSLKSAFADNSFGTNITEVTSEIASGNEAIFAVNGDYYGFRDDGVIIRNGTVYRDDPVRDAMALFEDGTMQTYNEEEVSSDELLAQGVTNTLSFGPILIQDGQITSDFSSVKIDSNFGNRSIQNANPRTAIGMIAPNHYVFVVVDGRNEGYSRGMTLAELADVMQELGATEAYNLDGGGSSTMYFMGRVVNNPQGKNQERGVSDILYIKE, from the coding sequence ATGGCACAGATAGACAAAAAGAAAGCCCTGAGCTTCAAGCAAAAAATAGCAATCGTGATTCTGGTCGTAGTCCTGTTAATCGGCGGAGTGGTGTATAAGCTGGCTGACCGTTATTTGATCGAGCATGTTGAGGTCGTTGTGGCAGAGGAAGCTGCAGGAACGTCCGCCAGTAATGGCACTGGAACTACCGCAAGCGCTGAGACAGCTTCTTCTTCAGCAGAGGTTAATGCAACAGCCGACGACTGGAGCTACAGCAGTGATAATATTCAGATCCAGATTAACCAGGTGGAGACCGGGTCCGGTTCGGACAAGATCACGTATTATGTGGCTGACGTTGTGCTGAAGGATGCCGGCAGCCTAAAGTCCGCTTTTGCCGATAACAGCTTTGGTACGAATATTACTGAGGTGACTTCGGAGATTGCTTCGGGCAATGAGGCGATTTTTGCGGTTAACGGCGACTACTACGGCTTCCGCGATGACGGGGTGATTATCCGCAACGGTACGGTGTACCGCGATGACCCGGTCCGTGATGCCATGGCGCTGTTTGAGGATGGCACCATGCAGACCTACAACGAGGAAGAGGTTTCCTCTGACGAGCTGCTGGCACAAGGGGTTACTAATACCCTATCCTTCGGACCGATTCTGATTCAGGACGGGCAGATCACCAGTGATTTCAGCAGTGTCAAAATCGACTCCAATTTCGGCAACCGTTCGATCCAGAACGCCAATCCGCGTACGGCCATCGGCATGATTGCCCCGAACCATTATGTGTTCGTTGTCGTTGACGGGCGTAATGAAGGCTACAGCCGGGGCATGACACTGGCGGAGCTTGCGGACGTGATGCAGGAGCTCGGGGCGACAGAAGCCTATAATCTCGACGGCGGCGGCTCCTCGACCATGTATTTCATGGGCCGGGTGGTCAACAACCCGCAGGGTAAAAACCAGGAGCGCGGCGTCAGCGACATACTTTACATTAAGGAGTGA
- a CDS encoding glycoside hydrolase family 1 protein: MSFPKDFLWGGAVAANQCEGAYLTGGKGLSIQDVMPKGVLGPVTDEPTEDNLKLIGIDFYHRYKEDIKLFAEMGFKVFRMSIAWSRIYPNGDDAAPNEEGLRFYDDVFDELRKYGIEPLVTLSHYEIPLHLSRKVDGWRSRACIQYFADYCKTVLLRYKDKVKYWITFNEINTTVHSGLLGGGMLTPKKDLTKSDLYQAAHHQLVASALVTKIAREINPEFQFGCMVASAPRYPMTCNPADVMHAFEDQQEVTYFVHIHTKGEYPYYAERIFKKYKVELDITEEDRELLKHTVDFISLSYYNSRTVAKDESSYQQASGNISRGLVNPYVTYSEWNYPIDPLGLRYILKYYYDKFELPLFVAENGLGAIDAPKRDSQGNLVIEDPYRIEFFNNHLVEVERAIEDGVQVFGYTAWGCIDLISAASAEMKKRYGFIYVDRDEEGNGTLERYRKQSFYWYKQVIESNGQSLNREGLK; encoded by the coding sequence ATGTCATTTCCAAAAGATTTTTTGTGGGGCGGTGCGGTGGCTGCCAACCAGTGTGAAGGTGCTTATCTTACCGGCGGCAAGGGCTTGTCCATACAGGACGTTATGCCAAAAGGGGTTCTGGGTCCCGTCACTGACGAGCCCACAGAAGACAATCTGAAGCTGATCGGGATCGACTTTTACCACCGTTACAAGGAAGACATTAAGCTTTTTGCCGAGATGGGCTTTAAGGTATTCCGGATGTCGATCGCCTGGTCGAGAATTTATCCTAACGGAGACGATGCTGCTCCCAATGAGGAAGGCCTGCGCTTTTATGACGATGTCTTTGATGAATTACGCAAGTACGGAATAGAGCCGTTAGTAACACTGTCCCACTATGAAATACCTTTACATTTATCCAGAAAAGTTGACGGGTGGCGCAGCCGGGCCTGTATCCAGTATTTTGCCGACTATTGTAAAACAGTGTTATTGCGCTACAAGGATAAAGTGAAGTATTGGATCACCTTTAATGAGATTAATACAACGGTCCACTCAGGCCTGCTTGGCGGCGGGATGCTGACACCCAAGAAGGATCTGACGAAATCGGATCTGTATCAGGCGGCACACCATCAACTGGTGGCAAGCGCACTGGTGACCAAGATCGCCAGGGAGATTAATCCGGAATTCCAGTTCGGATGTATGGTGGCTTCGGCACCGCGTTATCCGATGACCTGTAATCCTGCAGATGTGATGCACGCCTTTGAGGACCAGCAGGAGGTTACTTATTTTGTCCATATTCACACGAAGGGCGAGTATCCTTATTACGCCGAAAGAATTTTTAAGAAATATAAGGTGGAGCTGGACATTACGGAAGAGGACCGGGAGCTTTTGAAGCATACTGTAGATTTTATCTCATTAAGCTACTACAACAGCCGGACAGTGGCGAAGGATGAGAGCAGCTACCAGCAGGCGTCAGGGAATATCTCCAGAGGTCTGGTTAATCCTTATGTGACCTATTCGGAATGGAATTATCCGATCGATCCGCTTGGACTCCGTTACATTCTGAAATATTACTATGATAAATTTGAGCTGCCGTTATTTGTGGCTGAAAATGGCCTTGGTGCTATTGATGCTCCGAAAAGAGACAGCCAGGGCAATCTTGTTATTGAGGACCCCTACCGAATTGAATTTTTCAATAATCATCTGGTTGAAGTGGAGCGGGCGATTGAGGACGGGGTACAGGTATTCGGATATACCGCATGGGGCTGCATTGATCTGATCAGTGCTGCCTCCGCAGAGATGAAAAAGCGTTATGGCTTTATCTATGTAGACCGGGATGAAGAGGGAAATGGAACCTTGGAGCGCTACCGTAAACAATCCTTTTACTGGTACAAGCAGGTCATTGAAAGCAATGGCCAATCATTGAACAGGGAGGGCCTGAAGTAG
- a CDS encoding bifunctional glycosyltransferase family 2/GtrA family protein: MTILIPAYEPDDRLLDLIIKLQDYGLGPILIVDDGSGPAYRGLFQTAEAFGCTVLTHPVNYGKGRALKTGFRYIQEHGLPGYVVCADSDGQHLPHDIKRVVELLHSQSKPGIVLGSRRFSGKVPLRSRFGNYVTRGVFALTTGSTIYDTQTGLRGFPPSMLDWLGLIPGDRFEYEMNMLLSARKEGYDITEAFIDTVYLDHNKSSHFRPLADSFRIYLPILMFSTSSLLSSLMDFVLLFLFQRLTHNLFLSVVAARLCSSIFNYSVNRRYVFTGGKRSRLQSLPKYFSLVVLVLLFNYGLLYFYSEQLILPLAAAKILTEVSVFVFSYWAQRRFVY; the protein is encoded by the coding sequence ATGACTATACTAATTCCCGCCTATGAGCCTGACGACCGGCTGCTGGACCTGATCATCAAGCTGCAGGATTACGGGCTTGGCCCGATTCTGATTGTGGACGACGGCAGCGGCCCCGCTTACCGCGGACTGTTCCAGACGGCCGAGGCCTTCGGCTGCACTGTACTGACCCATCCCGTCAATTACGGGAAGGGCAGGGCGCTCAAGACCGGATTCCGCTACATTCAGGAACATGGGCTGCCAGGATACGTAGTCTGTGCAGACAGCGACGGGCAGCATCTGCCCCATGACATCAAGCGGGTTGTGGAGCTGCTGCACAGCCAGAGCAAGCCCGGAATCGTGCTGGGCAGCCGCCGTTTCAGCGGTAAGGTCCCGCTGCGCAGCCGCTTCGGCAACTATGTCACCCGGGGAGTATTCGCCCTTACTACAGGCAGCACAATCTACGATACCCAGACCGGGCTGCGCGGCTTCCCGCCGTCCATGCTGGACTGGCTGGGCCTTATTCCCGGTGACCGGTTCGAATATGAAATGAACATGCTGCTGTCCGCCCGCAAGGAGGGCTACGACATTACCGAGGCGTTCATTGACACTGTATATCTGGACCACAACAAATCATCGCACTTCCGCCCGCTTGCTGACTCCTTCCGGATCTACCTGCCGATCCTGATGTTCAGCACCTCATCGCTGCTGTCGTCGCTGATGGACTTCGTGCTGCTGTTCCTGTTCCAGCGCCTGACTCACAATCTGTTCCTGTCCGTCGTCGCCGCGAGACTGTGCAGCTCGATCTTTAATTATTCCGTGAACCGGAGATATGTCTTTACCGGCGGCAAGCGGTCGCGCCTCCAGTCACTGCCGAAATACTTCTCACTCGTTGTCCTGGTGCTGCTGTTCAATTACGGACTGCTCTACTTCTACAGCGAGCAGCTGATCCTCCCGCTGGCTGCGGCCAAGATTTTGACAGAGGTATCGGTCTTTGTGTTCAGTTACTGGGCTCAGCGGCGGTTTGTGTATTGA
- a CDS encoding SpoVR family protein: protein MPSEDEIKALERSIAEITEIATGFGLDFYPMRYEICPADIIYTFGAYGMPTRFGHWSFGKTFHKMKSQYDFGLSKIYELVINSNPCYAFLLDGNSLIQNKLIVAHVLAHCDFFKNNMRFSMSNRDMVESMSATADRIAGYSVTYGIDRVERFIDSVLAIQEHIDPSLIQPRKLGKTDLLEAKMRANKEGQSGKPAGENAYSELWKLDQAKAGPQEPDGAAKRAFPPEPEKDIVWFIQQYSATLEDWQRDIMTMLRDEMLYFWPQMETKIMNEGWASYWHQRIMRELDLTSEETIEYSKLNSSVVQPSRQSLNPYYLGLKIFEDIERRWDRDKMFEVRELDSDISFIRSYLSKQLVSDLDLYVFEKKGPEWKITDKAWENVRDQLVLARVNGGSPYLVIQDADYERNGELLITHRYESIELDLKYLERTLPHIYSLWGRTVHLQTVVEDKKALFTYDGKKVQRKFM from the coding sequence ATGCCAAGTGAAGATGAAATCAAGGCGCTGGAGCGGTCGATTGCAGAGATTACGGAGATTGCTACCGGGTTCGGGCTGGATTTTTACCCGATGCGGTATGAGATATGTCCTGCCGATATTATTTATACCTTTGGTGCCTACGGGATGCCTACCCGGTTCGGACACTGGAGTTTTGGAAAAACGTTCCATAAAATGAAATCCCAGTATGACTTCGGACTCAGCAAAATCTACGAGCTCGTCATCAATTCCAACCCTTGCTACGCCTTTCTGCTGGACGGTAATTCCCTGATCCAGAACAAGCTGATCGTCGCCCACGTGCTTGCCCACTGCGATTTCTTCAAAAATAATATGCGCTTTTCCATGTCCAACCGCGATATGGTCGAGAGCATGTCTGCCACAGCCGACCGGATCGCCGGTTACTCGGTGACCTACGGCATTGACCGGGTAGAGCGGTTCATTGACTCGGTGCTGGCGATCCAGGAGCATATTGACCCCAGCCTGATCCAGCCGCGCAAGCTCGGCAAAACCGATCTGCTGGAAGCCAAGATGAGAGCTAACAAAGAAGGCCAGTCCGGCAAGCCCGCCGGAGAGAATGCTTACAGCGAGCTGTGGAAGCTCGATCAGGCTAAAGCCGGACCCCAAGAGCCGGATGGTGCCGCCAAGCGGGCCTTCCCGCCTGAGCCGGAAAAGGATATTGTCTGGTTCATCCAGCAATATTCGGCCACTCTTGAGGACTGGCAGCGCGATATTATGACCATGCTGCGCGACGAGATGCTCTATTTCTGGCCGCAGATGGAGACGAAGATCATGAACGAAGGCTGGGCCTCCTACTGGCATCAGCGGATCATGCGCGAGCTGGACCTGACCTCGGAGGAGACGATCGAGTACTCCAAGCTCAACTCGTCCGTTGTGCAGCCATCGCGTCAGAGCTTGAATCCTTATTACCTGGGCCTAAAAATCTTCGAGGACATCGAACGCCGCTGGGATCGTGACAAAATGTTTGAGGTACGCGAGCTCGACTCCGACATTTCCTTCATCCGCAGCTATCTATCGAAGCAGCTGGTGAGCGATCTTGACCTATACGTGTTCGAGAAAAAAGGCCCTGAGTGGAAAATCACCGACAAGGCCTGGGAAAATGTCCGCGACCAGCTCGTGCTTGCCCGGGTCAACGGCGGTTCTCCGTACCTCGTCATCCAGGATGCCGACTATGAGCGCAACGGCGAGCTGCTGATCACCCACCGCTACGAAAGCATCGAGCTTGACCTGAAATACCTGGAGCGCACCCTGCCGCACATTTACTCCCTCTGGGGCCGCACCGTTCATCTGCAGACTGTCGTGGAGGATAAGAAGGCCCTGTTCACCTATGACGGAAAAAAGGTGCAGCGGAAGTTTATGTAG
- a CDS encoding DUF418 domain-containing protein, which translates to MIELKSSKQRVHLIDGLRGFSLSGIILANMLIFQYGMYGGSEPQLFGIGGTDLVLRSLLFIFIVGSFMPVFAFMFGFGMVKLSESLKERGLRPKCHLARRFLLLLVLGLLHSFLLWEGDILAFYGLTGFFLLLFLNRKPKTLLIWSVLLLSVMGVMGIIPQDPEDPLAGASPHTQNYIRESIDIYRSGSYGEIMNFRNNVDSLSEEESNFMAIAAVFAPLLTAPLFLLGMRAARNGIFDNPQANRSIYLRRTFIFIPAGLLTKAYSVLVQQLGGDSLPGAGIGDLAGGSLLALGYIYAFALLYTRPAKTGLLYKFEAVGRLSLTNYLMQSVICTAIFYGYGLGLFGRAGILGGIGIVLAVYAAQLLLSPCYLKYFRNGPVEQLLRIWTYLTWSGRPKRSRHSKSLPEAIM; encoded by the coding sequence GTGATTGAATTGAAATCAAGCAAACAACGTGTCCATCTGATTGACGGACTAAGGGGGTTTAGCTTATCGGGGATCATACTGGCTAATATGCTGATCTTCCAGTACGGTATGTATGGGGGGTCTGAGCCGCAGCTGTTCGGAATCGGGGGAACTGACCTGGTATTACGCTCTCTATTGTTTATTTTTATCGTCGGCAGCTTCATGCCTGTCTTCGCCTTTATGTTCGGGTTCGGCATGGTAAAACTGTCTGAAAGCCTGAAGGAGCGCGGCCTCCGCCCAAAATGCCACCTGGCCCGCAGATTTCTGCTGCTGCTGGTCTTGGGGCTGCTGCATTCATTTTTGCTGTGGGAAGGGGATATTCTGGCCTTTTACGGGCTAACCGGCTTTTTCCTGCTGCTGTTCCTGAACCGGAAGCCCAAGACGCTGCTGATCTGGTCAGTGCTGCTGCTGTCGGTAATGGGGGTTATGGGTATCATCCCGCAAGATCCGGAGGATCCCCTCGCCGGGGCGTCTCCGCATACGCAAAACTACATAAGAGAGAGTATTGATATTTATCGTTCAGGAAGCTATGGAGAGATTATGAATTTCCGCAACAACGTCGACTCGCTGTCGGAAGAGGAGAGTAACTTCATGGCAATTGCAGCTGTTTTTGCTCCATTGCTGACAGCTCCGCTGTTCCTTCTTGGTATGCGTGCCGCCCGCAACGGCATATTTGATAACCCGCAAGCCAATCGCAGCATCTATCTGCGGCGTACATTCATTTTTATTCCGGCAGGACTGCTCACCAAAGCCTACAGTGTGCTGGTTCAGCAGCTCGGAGGAGACTCTCTGCCCGGAGCGGGAATCGGCGATCTGGCTGGCGGGTCACTGCTCGCACTCGGTTATATTTACGCCTTCGCCCTTCTGTATACGAGACCTGCCAAGACTGGCTTGCTGTACAAATTCGAAGCAGTGGGCAGGCTTTCGCTGACGAATTATTTGATGCAGAGTGTGATCTGCACAGCTATCTTTTACGGCTACGGGCTGGGTCTGTTCGGCAGGGCGGGCATACTCGGGGGCATCGGGATCGTTCTGGCGGTCTATGCCGCGCAGTTATTGCTAAGCCCCTGTTATTTAAAATATTTCCGCAACGGTCCTGTCGAACAGCTCCTGCGCATCTGGACTTATCTGACATGGAGCGGCCGGCCAAAGCGGAGTCGTCACAGCAAATCTCTGCCGGAGGCAATAATGTGA